One Haloarcula sp. CBA1127 genomic window carries:
- a CDS encoding hydantoinase/oxoprolinase family protein, which translates to MGDRRIGVDVGGTFTDVTLSLDGELVTAKVPSTEDQSEGVIAGIEKACEAAEIDPETVSEFSHAMTVSVNALLEEDGAKTALVTTDGFRDVLEIGRQDRPSLYDLSAEKPTPLVPRRRRFEVSERTTTDGVEQSVDESEVRAIAEQLREMDVESVAVSLLHAYAHPENESQVAEILRDELDVPVSASHEVLAEFREYERTSTTAVDAYVRPAIDHYVSRLTDRARELGVPQPRIMQANGGITDADTVRRNAVTTVLSGPAAGVVGAGSMAADEQAGLVTFDMGGTSSDVSLVRDGEAERTTEGVINERPIKTPMVDVETVGAGGGSIAWVDAGGALRIGPRSAGAAPGPACYGKGGTEPTVTDANLVLGYIGASTSLGGELSLDADAAHDALADLAAEAGLDGPLEAARGVYRVANANMTRAIRSVTVERGYDPRKFGLAAFGGAGPMHAAAIADSLDIDRVVIPRASGVLSAYGLLAADEKRDAVRTYQRSLDAVDPDDVDAVYEELSEELLAEVSDREAATVRCSADLRYAGQSFELTVDVDRPFDTADARERFATAHESAYGYRADESVELVNCRVTTTVERSAPPVEYDAAGDPQKGSREAVFADEVHETPVYERSKLAPEGGIDGPGIVEGDESTIVIPPAWNVQVRDDGTLLAAVSDT; encoded by the coding sequence ATGGGAGACCGGCGGATCGGCGTCGACGTCGGTGGAACCTTCACTGACGTGACGCTGTCTCTCGACGGCGAACTCGTGACCGCGAAAGTCCCGAGCACTGAAGACCAGAGCGAGGGCGTTATCGCCGGGATCGAGAAGGCCTGCGAAGCGGCCGAGATCGACCCTGAGACTGTAAGCGAGTTCTCTCATGCGATGACCGTCTCGGTCAATGCGCTCCTCGAAGAGGACGGCGCAAAGACCGCACTCGTCACGACCGACGGGTTCCGGGATGTTCTGGAAATCGGTCGGCAGGACCGGCCGTCGCTGTACGACCTGTCCGCCGAAAAGCCGACACCGCTGGTTCCCCGACGCCGCCGCTTCGAAGTGTCCGAGCGGACGACCACTGACGGCGTCGAACAGTCCGTCGACGAGAGCGAAGTCCGGGCAATCGCCGAGCAGTTACGCGAGATGGATGTCGAGTCCGTCGCCGTTTCACTCTTGCACGCGTACGCGCACCCGGAAAACGAAAGTCAGGTGGCAGAAATCCTGCGCGACGAACTCGACGTTCCCGTCTCAGCCTCCCACGAAGTCCTCGCTGAGTTCCGCGAGTACGAACGAACATCGACGACGGCCGTCGACGCATACGTACGCCCGGCGATTGACCATTACGTCAGTCGCCTCACCGACCGTGCGCGGGAACTCGGAGTCCCACAGCCCCGAATTATGCAGGCCAACGGCGGAATCACCGACGCTGATACCGTCAGGCGGAACGCCGTGACGACCGTACTCTCGGGCCCTGCTGCCGGGGTCGTTGGGGCAGGGTCAATGGCGGCCGACGAACAGGCCGGGCTCGTTACGTTCGATATGGGTGGGACGTCCAGCGACGTGAGTCTTGTCCGCGACGGCGAGGCGGAACGGACGACAGAGGGCGTCATCAACGAGCGGCCGATCAAGACGCCGATGGTCGACGTCGAAACAGTCGGCGCAGGTGGTGGGTCCATTGCCTGGGTCGACGCCGGGGGCGCACTCCGCATCGGCCCGCGCTCCGCCGGAGCGGCCCCCGGTCCAGCCTGCTACGGGAAGGGCGGAACTGAGCCGACTGTCACCGACGCGAACCTCGTGCTGGGCTATATCGGCGCAAGTACCAGTCTGGGCGGTGAACTCTCGCTCGATGCGGATGCGGCCCACGACGCGCTTGCGGATCTCGCCGCCGAGGCGGGTCTCGATGGGCCTCTAGAAGCCGCCCGCGGCGTCTACCGCGTCGCGAACGCGAACATGACCAGAGCCATTCGCTCCGTGACCGTCGAGCGTGGGTACGACCCGCGGAAGTTCGGGCTCGCCGCGTTCGGGGGTGCCGGGCCGATGCACGCGGCAGCAATCGCGGACAGCCTCGATATCGACCGGGTGGTGATTCCGCGCGCCTCGGGCGTACTGTCGGCATATGGCCTCCTCGCAGCCGATGAGAAGCGCGACGCAGTACGGACGTATCAGCGGTCGCTCGACGCGGTCGACCCCGACGATGTCGACGCTGTATACGAAGAGCTGTCAGAAGAGCTTCTGGCTGAGGTTAGCGACCGCGAGGCGGCGACAGTGCGTTGCTCTGCCGACCTCCGGTACGCCGGCCAGAGCTTCGAACTCACCGTGGACGTCGACCGGCCGTTCGACACCGCGGACGCCCGCGAGCGGTTCGCCACAGCCCACGAGTCCGCGTACGGCTATCGAGCGGACGAGTCGGTCGAACTGGTGAACTGTCGCGTGACGACGACCGTCGAACGGAGCGCACCGCCGGTGGAGTACGATGCCGCTGGCGACCCACAGAAGGGCTCTCGCGAGGCAGTGTTCGCCGACGAGGTCCACGAAACGCCGGTCTACGAGCGATCGAAACTGGCACCGGAGGGCGGGATCGACGGCCCCGGGATTGTCGAGGGCGATGAGAGCACGATCGTCATCCCACCGGCCTGGAACGTTCAGGTACGGGATGACGGGACACTGCTAGCGGCGGTGAGCGACACATGA
- a CDS encoding Nramp family divalent metal transporter: MSITKRLKAVGPGAMVAAAFIGPGTVTTASVTGAEFGYALLWTMVFSIVATIVLQEMSARLGLVSGEGLGEALRERFDNQLVEYVSIFLVVGAIGVGTAAYEAGNILGGAAGLATITGIDSTVWGVVMGLVAGLLLYTGRYKLIERALIGLVAVMAFSFVASAVLIGPDPGAIAMGFVPGIPSGSLYLITGLIGTTIVGYNLFLHASNVQERWSGPEDIGHSRIDTVLSIVAGGVITITIMVTAAAAFEPGTQISDIGRMAEQLRPIAGPYAELFFSIGIFAAGFTSATTAPLAGAWATTGALGWDSDMQSTQFRAVWGTILGVGVLSVLLGGSPVQIIVFAQVVNGILLPIVAVFLIYAMNQRDLLGEYTNGSIANALGAIVTLIVVWLGVRTLLSVAGVL, translated from the coding sequence ATGAGTATTACAAAACGACTCAAAGCCGTCGGCCCGGGAGCGATGGTCGCCGCCGCGTTCATCGGCCCAGGCACGGTCACGACTGCGAGCGTCACCGGTGCGGAGTTTGGTTACGCGCTGCTGTGGACCATGGTCTTCTCGATCGTTGCAACGATTGTTCTCCAAGAGATGAGTGCTCGACTGGGCCTTGTCTCGGGCGAAGGACTCGGCGAAGCACTCCGGGAACGGTTCGACAATCAGCTCGTCGAGTACGTGAGTATATTCCTCGTTGTCGGGGCGATCGGCGTCGGAACCGCCGCCTACGAAGCCGGGAACATCCTCGGCGGTGCCGCAGGGCTCGCAACGATAACGGGTATCGACTCGACGGTGTGGGGTGTTGTGATGGGACTCGTGGCTGGACTCCTGCTCTACACTGGGCGCTACAAGCTGATCGAACGAGCGCTCATTGGTCTGGTCGCCGTGATGGCGTTCTCGTTCGTAGCATCGGCGGTCCTCATCGGTCCCGATCCCGGTGCGATTGCGATGGGGTTCGTCCCCGGTATCCCCTCGGGGTCGCTGTACCTCATCACCGGCCTCATCGGCACGACCATCGTGGGGTACAATCTGTTCTTGCACGCGAGTAACGTTCAGGAGCGGTGGAGCGGGCCCGAAGATATCGGCCACTCACGTATCGACACCGTGCTTTCTATCGTCGCAGGCGGCGTCATCACGATTACGATCATGGTGACCGCGGCCGCAGCGTTCGAGCCAGGAACCCAGATCAGCGATATCGGGCGGATGGCCGAACAGTTGCGACCCATCGCGGGTCCGTACGCCGAACTGTTCTTCAGCATCGGCATCTTTGCCGCCGGGTTCACGAGCGCGACGACAGCACCGCTTGCGGGTGCGTGGGCGACCACAGGTGCACTCGGCTGGGATTCGGATATGCAGAGCACACAGTTCCGTGCCGTCTGGGGGACTATCCTCGGTGTCGGAGTTCTCTCGGTACTGCTGGGCGGCAGTCCTGTCCAGATCATCGTGTTCGCACAGGTCGTCAACGGGATTTTATTGCCGATCGTCGCGGTATTCTTGATATACGCGATGAACCAGCGGGACCTCCTCGGCGAGTACACGAACGGGTCGATAGCGAACGCCCTCGGCGCGATTGTGACGCTCATCGTCGTGTGGCTCGGCGTTCGGACGCTGCTCAGCGTCGCGGGGGTGCTGTAG
- a CDS encoding ribbon-helix-helix protein, CopG family gives MPTDRVTVSLDEETKETLESLTDRTGESQSQLIREAIAFYAANFDSAHASDSDHLQTYYEMLSTGEHVLLDIDLLHALLSQFSDPAEKDEAVLEMIDQVAQYHAQEYAERFDSLEDVLEWLSLCGFLTVRRDEKGSFHVVFPSESVRWLMIRFIRGSITDLPFEIEIEESVSKVLLREQEP, from the coding sequence ATGCCAACCGACCGCGTCACCGTCTCTCTCGACGAGGAGACCAAGGAGACGTTAGAGAGTCTGACCGACCGGACTGGGGAAAGTCAAAGCCAACTGATCCGCGAGGCAATCGCGTTCTACGCGGCGAACTTCGACTCGGCGCACGCGAGCGACAGCGACCACCTCCAGACGTACTACGAGATGCTCTCGACGGGCGAACACGTGCTTCTGGACATCGACTTGCTGCACGCTCTCCTGAGCCAGTTTAGCGATCCAGCAGAAAAGGACGAGGCAGTTCTTGAAATGATCGATCAGGTGGCCCAATACCACGCCCAGGAGTACGCCGAGCGGTTCGATTCGCTCGAAGACGTTCTCGAATGGCTCTCGCTGTGTGGGTTCCTGACCGTTCGACGGGACGAAAAAGGGAGTTTCCACGTGGTTTTCCCATCCGAGTCGGTGCGATGGTTGATGATCCGGTTCATCCGCGGTAGCATTACCGACCTCCCGTTCGAAATCGAGATCGAAGAGAGCGTTTCGAAAGTTCTACTGAGAGAGCAAGAACCGTGA
- a CDS encoding Glu/Leu/Phe/Val dehydrogenase — protein sequence MSDVNPYQSLRTQIDAAAQYLDISEGHLERLKTPERILETNLSVEMDDGSVEVFRAYRSQFNGDRGPYKGGIRYHPQVDRDEVKALSGWMVYKTATGDIPLGGGKGGIVIDPSNYSESELERVTRSFAKELTPLIGADRDVPAPDVNTGQREMNWIKDTYETLENTTEPGVITGKDLASGGSEGRVEATGRSTVVAAREAFEYLDKDIEGATVAVQGYGNAGWIAAKLIHEMGANVVAVSDSSGAIYSDASFDPVAVKDYKRETGSVVGYTDASEELTNEELLTLDVDLLIPAALENAIDESLAHDISADVISEAANGPITPAADDVLSDCETLVIPDILANAGGVIVSYFEWVQNRQRFYWSEERVNEELDSIIVDQFGNLVDAYEERKLPSLRTAAYVVALQRVMNAGEQSGTWP from the coding sequence ATGTCTGATGTAAATCCGTACCAAAGCCTGCGGACGCAAATCGACGCAGCAGCACAATACTTAGACATCTCAGAGGGACACCTGGAACGGCTGAAAACCCCTGAGCGGATACTGGAAACGAACCTGTCTGTCGAGATGGACGACGGGTCGGTCGAGGTGTTCCGTGCGTACCGGTCACAGTTTAACGGCGACCGCGGCCCGTACAAGGGCGGGATTCGCTATCACCCACAGGTAGACCGCGACGAGGTCAAGGCGCTCTCCGGCTGGATGGTCTACAAGACAGCGACGGGCGATATCCCGCTGGGCGGCGGGAAAGGCGGCATCGTCATCGACCCGAGCAACTATTCGGAGAGCGAACTCGAACGGGTCACGCGCTCGTTCGCGAAGGAACTGACGCCGCTGATTGGGGCCGACCGCGACGTGCCCGCACCCGACGTCAACACGGGCCAGCGCGAGATGAACTGGATCAAGGACACCTACGAGACACTCGAAAACACGACCGAGCCCGGCGTGATAACCGGAAAGGACCTCGCAAGTGGTGGCAGCGAAGGCCGCGTGGAAGCGACCGGGCGTTCGACGGTCGTCGCAGCGCGTGAAGCCTTCGAGTATCTCGACAAGGACATCGAAGGCGCGACGGTCGCGGTCCAGGGCTACGGGAACGCCGGCTGGATCGCGGCGAAACTCATTCACGAAATGGGCGCTAACGTCGTCGCCGTGTCCGATTCGAGCGGGGCTATCTACAGCGACGCGTCGTTCGACCCCGTCGCAGTCAAGGACTACAAACGTGAAACCGGGAGTGTCGTCGGATATACGGACGCGTCAGAGGAACTCACGAACGAGGAACTGCTCACGCTCGACGTCGACCTGTTGATCCCGGCCGCACTCGAGAACGCCATCGACGAGTCCCTGGCACACGACATCTCTGCCGACGTCATCTCCGAGGCCGCGAACGGTCCGATTACTCCCGCAGCAGACGACGTTCTCAGTGACTGCGAGACGCTGGTCATTCCGGACATCCTCGCGAACGCCGGGGGCGTCATCGTGTCGTACTTCGAGTGGGTCCAGAACAGACAGCGCTTCTACTGGTCCGAAGAGCGCGTGAACGAGGAACTGGATTCGATTATCGTCGACCAGTTCGGGAACCTCGTCGATGCCTACGAGGAGCGGAAACTCCCGTCGCTCCGGACCGCCGCATACGTCGTCGCACTCCAACGGGTCATGAACGCCGGCGAGCAGAGCGGCACCTGGCCATAA
- a CDS encoding bacterio-opsin activator domain-containing protein — protein MSDAGSPLDTAQVLVVGSANWTEPFSAALQASTEAAILTAGTTSDALDTVRQRSVDCLVTGETLDDGSGIGLVRQLRESAPDLPVVLGTTDGSEALASKAIQAGVSDYVPLTGTDGLRIDDLIERTGNALQSARRAITQRERARQFDAVFHDTQTATWVLDPDGSLARVNQTGRAMIDKDVDAVIGNLFWTLPWWSQSDATERDIRNLVEAARDGQFGNAVVHRLATATDRVIELSVRPVENDFGEVTSIVIEGIDITEQVTLDRDLRQSEELHRVTLSNMTDTVLMTNEAGEYTYVCPNVHFIFGYTDDEIREQGTIDTLLGEDLFDRADLAETGVLKNIECTVTDKAGHEHTLLVNVREVAIQGGTLLYSCRDITKRKQREEALATLQETARKFLYTETNQEIAQHIVDDVLSVFDVSANAIYLHDAETNELQPVAQSQAMTEHHGPLPAVRTNDDTLPSHSFVNDETLVFDDVHTSDRLENRATDLRSVMFIPLGNHGVFVSGSTAVGVFDDVTQELTDLLAATAEAALDRVVRESQLREQDRELQRQNEQLTALNHINNTIREIDQTIVSAETQEEINHTVCERLTDTDRFKFAWIGSVDPGGTTVEPRAWAGNEQGYLDSQSIAVADSETEPAGQTAATGEVTMIPNVAADLRNAPWRSDALTRDFLSVLSIPLVYNDLRHGILTIYADTKDAFDETTRTVLRELGETIASALSAIERKHALLTTSVTRVEFDIDDERFLLSRLARSAGCSLSYEGGIQHAPTGNSVFVTVEDADVRTVAAAAVDMTSIDDVTQISDDDTETGVLRLELSQPFLALELADHGAIFREATADPDGTTLVVDVPQSVDVRNIAQLVDSTFSGVELKRKETLERGIEQDRGPEFLTDLTERQLEVIQTAYYSGYFESPRTKSGEDIATMLEISPPAFYQHVRTVQRKLFTTLFEDLSVSGLES, from the coding sequence ATGAGCGACGCCGGGAGTCCGCTCGACACGGCACAGGTTCTCGTCGTCGGTTCGGCGAACTGGACCGAGCCGTTCTCAGCCGCTCTCCAAGCGAGCACTGAGGCCGCTATCCTCACTGCTGGGACAACATCGGACGCTCTGGATACGGTTCGCCAGCGCTCGGTTGACTGTCTCGTCACGGGAGAGACACTCGACGACGGGAGTGGCATTGGGCTGGTCCGACAGCTCCGGGAATCGGCTCCCGACCTTCCAGTCGTCCTCGGAACCACAGACGGAAGCGAGGCCCTGGCGAGCAAGGCAATTCAGGCCGGCGTTTCCGACTACGTCCCCCTCACAGGGACAGACGGCCTGCGGATAGACGACCTAATCGAGCGAACCGGGAACGCGCTCCAGTCCGCTCGTCGAGCGATCACGCAGCGCGAACGGGCACGCCAGTTCGACGCCGTTTTTCACGACACACAGACGGCCACGTGGGTCCTCGATCCGGACGGCTCGCTCGCCCGTGTGAATCAGACGGGACGAGCAATGATTGACAAGGACGTGGACGCAGTCATCGGTAACCTGTTCTGGACGCTACCGTGGTGGTCACAGTCCGACGCGACAGAACGCGACATCCGGAACCTCGTCGAGGCCGCACGCGACGGGCAGTTCGGTAACGCAGTCGTTCACCGGCTGGCAACGGCTACGGACCGCGTTATCGAGCTTTCAGTCCGTCCGGTCGAGAACGACTTCGGCGAGGTCACCTCGATCGTGATCGAAGGGATCGACATCACGGAACAGGTCACCCTCGACCGTGACCTCCGTCAATCTGAGGAACTCCACCGGGTCACGCTCAGCAATATGACCGACACCGTCCTCATGACGAACGAGGCCGGGGAGTACACCTACGTCTGCCCGAACGTCCACTTCATTTTCGGCTACACCGACGACGAGATCCGCGAGCAGGGAACAATCGACACACTCCTCGGTGAGGACCTATTCGACCGAGCGGACCTCGCTGAGACGGGCGTTCTCAAAAATATCGAGTGTACTGTCACCGACAAAGCGGGTCACGAGCACACACTGCTGGTCAACGTCCGCGAAGTCGCGATTCAGGGCGGGACGCTGCTGTACAGCTGCCGGGACATCACGAAACGGAAACAGCGCGAGGAAGCACTGGCGACGCTGCAGGAAACCGCACGGAAGTTCCTCTACACGGAGACCAATCAGGAGATCGCCCAGCACATCGTCGATGACGTGCTCAGTGTGTTCGATGTCTCCGCGAACGCCATCTATCTGCACGACGCTGAGACGAACGAACTCCAGCCTGTCGCACAGTCACAGGCGATGACCGAACACCATGGGCCACTTCCGGCCGTCCGCACGAACGACGACACGCTTCCGAGTCACAGCTTCGTCAACGACGAGACACTCGTGTTCGACGACGTCCACACGTCGGACCGGCTGGAAAACCGGGCGACCGACCTCCGTAGCGTCATGTTCATTCCGCTGGGCAACCACGGCGTGTTCGTCAGCGGCTCGACAGCCGTCGGGGTGTTCGACGACGTGACACAGGAACTCACCGACCTGCTCGCAGCGACCGCCGAGGCTGCCCTCGACCGGGTCGTCCGAGAATCTCAGCTCCGGGAACAGGACCGCGAACTCCAGCGGCAAAACGAGCAACTGACCGCCCTGAATCACATCAACAACACGATTCGGGAGATCGACCAGACGATCGTCAGCGCCGAAACACAGGAAGAGATCAACCACACTGTCTGTGAACGGCTGACTGACACGGACCGGTTCAAGTTCGCGTGGATCGGGAGCGTCGATCCGGGCGGTACTACCGTCGAACCGCGAGCGTGGGCCGGCAACGAACAGGGGTATCTCGACAGTCAATCAATCGCCGTCGCGGACTCCGAGACTGAGCCCGCAGGCCAGACGGCTGCGACCGGCGAGGTGACGATGATCCCTAACGTCGCCGCCGACCTCCGAAACGCGCCGTGGCGGTCGGACGCGCTCACGCGCGACTTCCTCTCGGTGTTGAGCATCCCGCTTGTGTACAACGACCTCAGGCACGGCATCCTCACCATCTACGCGGACACGAAAGACGCGTTCGACGAGACAACGCGCACAGTCTTGCGCGAACTCGGCGAGACGATTGCCTCGGCGCTCAGCGCCATCGAACGGAAACACGCGCTGCTTACGACGTCGGTGACTCGCGTTGAGTTCGACATCGATGACGAGCGATTCCTCCTGTCGCGACTCGCTCGGTCGGCGGGGTGTTCCCTCTCCTACGAAGGCGGCATCCAGCACGCGCCGACTGGTAACAGCGTGTTCGTTACCGTCGAAGACGCTGACGTGCGCACGGTCGCGGCGGCTGCCGTGGACATGACATCGATTGACGACGTGACACAGATCAGTGACGACGACACCGAGACCGGCGTCCTGCGACTGGAGTTGTCACAGCCGTTCCTCGCCTTAGAACTGGCCGACCACGGTGCTATCTTCCGGGAAGCGACTGCGGACCCGGACGGCACGACACTCGTCGTCGATGTGCCACAGAGCGTCGACGTTCGAAACATCGCACAGTTGGTCGACAGCACGTTCTCCGGCGTCGAACTCAAGCGCAAGGAGACGCTCGAACGGGGTATCGAGCAGGACCGGGGTCCGGAGTTCCTCACGGACCTCACGGAGCGCCAGCTCGAAGTGATTCAAACCGCCTACTACAGTGGCTACTTCGAGTCACCGCGCACGAAGTCCGGCGAGGATATCGCGACGATGCTCGAAATCTCTCCGCCGGCGTTCTACCAGCACGTCCGGACTGTCCAGCGGAAGCTGTTCACCACACTGTTCGAAGACCTGAGCGTCTCGGGTCTAGAGTCGTGA
- a CDS encoding rubrerythrin-like domain-containing protein: MRDVEQDHDEETPYECFACGKVITAESQPENCQDCGGEMRNRLTPLE; this comes from the coding sequence ATGAGAGATGTAGAGCAAGACCACGACGAGGAGACACCGTACGAGTGCTTTGCGTGTGGCAAAGTCATCACTGCAGAGAGCCAACCGGAGAACTGTCAGGACTGTGGCGGTGAAATGCGCAATCGACTGACACCGCTGGAATAA
- the gdhB gene encoding glutamate dehydrogenase GdhB, producing MGSELSSASPSEDSSTPSEPESALETARLQLHRAADHLDIDPNIVERLNHPRNVHEVTVPIERDDGTVEVFTGYRAQHDSVRGPYKGGLRYHPDVTRDECVGLGIWMTWKCAVMDLPFGGAKGGIAVNPKTLSRDEKERLTRRFTQELRKVIGPNLDIPAPDMGTDPQTMAWLMDAYSMQEGETIPGVVTGKPPIVGGSKGREDAPGRSVAIITQLVCEYYDQPLPETTVAVQGYGSVGANAARLLDERGATVVAISDVNGAMYDPAGIDTASVPSHDEEPEAVTEYADTVISNDELLTLDVDVLIPAALGNVITEANADDIAADFVVEGANGPTTSTADSILADRDVMVIPDILANAGGVTVSYFEWLQDINRRSWSLERVNDELDEEMRAAWDAVRTEFENRDITWRDAAYIVALSRIAEAHEARGLWP from the coding sequence ATGGGATCGGAACTGAGCTCAGCTTCTCCTTCGGAAGACTCGTCGACGCCGTCCGAGCCAGAATCAGCGCTCGAAACAGCCCGTCTGCAACTCCACCGAGCCGCGGACCACCTCGATATCGACCCGAACATTGTCGAACGACTGAACCATCCGCGAAACGTCCACGAAGTCACTGTTCCGATTGAGCGGGACGATGGTACAGTCGAAGTGTTCACCGGGTATCGAGCCCAGCACGATAGCGTCAGGGGACCGTACAAAGGTGGGCTTCGCTATCACCCCGATGTGACGAGAGATGAGTGTGTCGGACTCGGGATATGGATGACCTGGAAATGCGCGGTCATGGACCTGCCCTTCGGCGGCGCGAAAGGGGGTATCGCCGTCAACCCGAAAACGCTGAGCCGAGACGAGAAAGAACGGCTCACCCGCCGGTTCACACAGGAACTCCGCAAGGTCATCGGCCCGAACCTGGACATTCCCGCCCCGGACATGGGAACAGACCCACAGACGATGGCCTGGCTGATGGACGCCTACTCCATGCAAGAAGGCGAAACGATTCCGGGCGTCGTCACCGGGAAGCCGCCGATTGTCGGTGGGAGCAAGGGACGCGAGGACGCGCCCGGTCGGAGCGTCGCGATTATCACACAGTTGGTCTGTGAGTACTACGACCAGCCACTGCCGGAAACCACGGTCGCAGTACAGGGCTACGGTAGTGTCGGTGCGAACGCAGCACGGTTACTCGACGAACGGGGCGCGACTGTCGTCGCGATCAGCGACGTGAACGGGGCAATGTACGACCCCGCCGGAATCGATACGGCGTCAGTGCCGTCACACGACGAGGAACCGGAAGCGGTCACCGAGTACGCCGACACCGTGATTTCGAACGACGAACTGTTGACGCTGGATGTCGACGTCCTCATCCCGGCCGCACTCGGGAACGTTATCACCGAGGCCAACGCGGACGACATCGCCGCGGATTTCGTCGTGGAAGGCGCGAACGGTCCGACCACGTCCACTGCTGACTCCATCCTCGCTGACCGAGATGTCATGGTGATTCCGGACATCCTAGCGAACGCCGGTGGCGTCACGGTGAGCTACTTCGAGTGGCTACAGGACATCAACCGTCGGTCGTGGTCACTTGAGCGCGTGAACGACGAACTCGACGAAGAGATGCGGGCGGCCTGGGACGCAGTCCGGACGGAGTTCGAAAACCGCGACATCACGTGGCGCGATGCGGCGTACATCGTCGCCCTGTCCCGTATCGCGGAGGCCCACGAAGCGCGTGGGCTCTGGCCGTAG